AGCAggactttgaagagaatggttCGTTGGAGAGAACTTCGTTGTTCTTGAATTTAGCCAATGACCCAACCATTGAGAGAATTATCACTCCTCGTTTGGCTTTGACCACAGCCGAGTATTTGGCTTATCAGACGGAAAGGCATGTTTTGACCATTTTGACCGATATGTCCTCGTATGCCGATGCCTTGAGAGAGGTTTCTGCGGCCAGAGAGGAGGTTCCAGGTAGAAGAGGTTATCCTGGTTATATGTACACAGATTTGTCGACCATTTATGAGAGGGCTGGTAGAGTGCAAGGGAGAAATGGTTCAATCACCCAGATTCCTATCTTGACCATGCCTAACGATGATATAACTCACCCTATTCCTGACTTGACTGGTTACATTACTGAAGGGCAGATCTTCGTTGATAGACAGTTGCACAACAGAGGTATCTATCCTCCAATTAATGTGTTACCTTCATTGTCCAGATTAATGAAGTCTGCAATTGGTGAGGGTATGACTAGAAAGGATCATGGAGATGTCTCTAACCAGCTTTATGCTAAATATGCCATAGGTAAGGATGCAGCTGCTATGAAGGCTGTCGTTGGTGAGGATGCTTTGTCTACGGAAGACAAGCTTTCGTTAGAGTTTTTGGacaaatttgaaaagaccTTCATTTCTCAAGGTGCATACGAAAACAGAACGGTGTTTGAGTCTTTGGACCTTGCCTGGTCCTTGTTGAGAATTTATCCAAAGGAGATGTTAAATAGAATTTCTCCCAAGATCTTGGACGAATTCTATGACAGAGAGAGAACCGATGGTTCAACTGTTGCCGCTACAAATACTGcaaaagatgatgatgcagaagacGCCAAGGCTTGAATTGATGTAATTTTTGCATAGATTTATAAGGAGGTGTTTGTTTGTATTCGTTGCTTTAGAATTCTGCTTTCTCGTTTACTTTATATTGTTCTATTAAAATACCTATTATGTTTCATCTACTTATCGCGATTGCTTTATAATGTAACTACATTTGTTTGCTTTTGGCGCATTCATCTTGTCGACATATATCTTTATGAGACTATACTATAGTTCTTTAACTGGCCAGTCATGCGCTCGCTAATTGATCTTCCCCCTGAGATAGTTGATaccatcttcaagttggtGCCCAGTTACTTAAATTGCACCTGCAAGTTCTTCTACGTGATGTACAACAATATGTACGAGGAACGGTTTCTAAAGGAGTTCGGTTCGGAAATTCTTAATGTCATTGCCTTTTGTGATCTTCCTTACCTTGTTGATTACATTAAATCTTTTGATCAATGGCCCAGGTATAGGGTTGCAAGAAGAATAGTATCGGATTACTACCATTTGCCAGAACATCATAGTGTTGATTCTGACAATGATGCCACCTCCATATTAAACTGTCAGTACATAAAGGACTCTTGGAAGTTTATATATGGGATATACAAAAACCGATGTGTGTTTATTGAGCTCGGAGATTTCAAGGTGGACGAATTTGGTTCCCAGTATGAAAATGGATCTTTGAAGCTCACTGGATCCCACTTACTTAATTACAAGAAGACGATACAGCTAACCACTGGAAGGTATCGCGTTGGCTATGGGATTGTTATAGATGGGGGACGTCCAAATGGATTGGATGCTACTTGCTTTAGTCTGCAAGTTCATGCTACCCAGGAAAAGCTAATTACATATTTTCCTCCAAACATGTTACCGGAACTATTTCCTAAAGACAAGTTTGTGATGCTCAATCTTGGAACTTTCTATTTAAAGCCacaagatgatgaaagtaCATTTAATAGGTTGATTGATGTTGACATTAAGGTGGAAGAATCGGGATTATACCCCAAAACAAACTTTGCTCTATGTTATATGGAGATCCGCCcaattccttcaacaaatgaTAGGAtttcatctcttccttcGTGGCTTTCTTGGTGGATTGCTAATGATGGCCCTGAAGCTAAACATATTACTAATGTGCTACTAATGAAATTGTACCATACAATCAACCAATCACTGTCTCATATGAGACATGACAAATCTGCTAATCCATATCAAGTGTTAGGTAGTTATAGGCGGAGGCAAGAGATAGGtacagaaaagaaaatctcTGGGATTCAAGACTATGGTCATCCAAGCGGTTTAGTCTATGGAATgacagaaaaagaaatcgaTAGGTATATTAAGCGTTTCTTCTGTCCTTATAACAGCCACCATGATAGAATATACcgaaatttcaaattcgaAACAcatattgatgaaatggatTGGAAGTCCAGGATATCAAAGGATGATGCATTGTGGTGTGATGACGATCCTCTTGTTTGGAAAGTTCCTCATTTCAGGGACTACGCCTGCGAGTAGTAGCGACGGACATCTATGTTGTGTTTGTGattttgaaatcaattATCATGTCTTTTAGTATATTGTTTCTACGTAGATTCCTTCCCCCCCCCTCTCATTTGGGCCGTTTCCTGTCAGCCTCCCCCCTTCGGTACTCATGCAAAACTTTTTCCCGagttttttctcttcattgtGTCGCAGATTCTAACTTCTTCCCTCTCTGCATATTGCATCTGTACTGCGAACAAAAAGAATACATAAGGCTCACCTtgaactttttttttatggTCGATCCgaaatccaaagaaatTATAACCGGGTTAATTGATTTCTATTTCTGTCCTCTTAGGCAACTAGTTTTCTTTCGAGTGCTTTCCGCGTTGAACCTATTTTGTTTccagtttttttttcattaaaCCGTTTTAACCTCCTTTACATCATCTTCACAAACCAATCCCAACCCCTTTCATCCAACATGGCATCTTCAGAATCCCTTTTTGGAAATAGCTTCACAGGGGCAAGCACAGCCAACGCTACCGCAGGAAATGACGATGACTTGACTGCAAACAACAACATTGATATCGACGTTGATTTAGGTAAAACCTTGATTACCTATCGTGTTCTTGTGTCCAGAAGAGAGGCCGGCGCAATCATTGGTCGCAACGGCGACAACATCACTGAGATTAGAAATAATAATAACGTCAAGGCGGGCGTTTCGAAAGTAGTCGACGGTTGTATCGACCGTATTCTGACCATTTCTGGCATGGTTGATAATATTCCTGACACTATGGTGGCCATAGCCAGGTCCGTCACTATTGCCAATGCGGAAACTGTCAAACAGGCCGACGAGAAAGGCACGGATCCAACCAATTTGATTACTTATGATTTCTTCCCCTTGAAACCCCTCACACAGAGACCTTTACCTAATGAACCGGCTTATGCCAACactctcttcttgagaCTACTAATTCCAAATTCCCAAATAGGTACCCTGATTGGTAAAGGCGGTTCCAGAATCAAGAACATTCAAGAGACTTATAACGTTAAAATGGTTGCCTCTAAAGGATTCTTGGAGAACTCTACCGAGAGATTGGTTGAGTTACAAGGTACAGAGGAAAACATGCGGCCTGCCATTGCTGCTATTTCCAAATGTTTACTCCGAGACTATCAAGGTACTGCCACTACCACTTATTACCTTCCCTCTGCAGCTATGCCTGCCTACAGAAGACGCCGCGAGGGTAGAGGTACTGGAAAGGAAGTGATTAAGAAGATCACCTTTCCAAACGAATACATCGGTGCTCTCATCGGTAAGAGAGGATCAAGAATTCAGGAAGTGAGAAGACTATCCAGCTGTGCCATTGCTATTGAATCCGACTCCGAAAATGGTGTTTCTAACCACGGCGAAAGAGAAATCACCATAATAGGAACGAGAGCAAACATCGACCATGCCGTGGAGATGTTGAACGATTATTATCAACGGGAAAGACAGAGAAGGGAGGAGATGGAGGAGTAGGCGGAACTCTAACTTAGCCAAATATTTTTACGTCTAATCAAACCATACTCAACTGTACAATAACATATTTTCAATGTTCTTTTAGTTTATTTTTCCATAATACGGTAATGATAACAGTTTAGATACTTACTTACCCTATTTAAGCCTCAATAGGAGCAGCTTCGACTGGAGCATCCTCACCTGGGgcaggagcagcagcaaccTTATTCTCTGGAATTTCCTTGTAGACATGAACATAAGGAGCAGCAATTGGCTCCTCCTCCTTTGGCTCGTGAATAACGACGGCATCAGGCAAAGTTCTTGGACCCTTCTTGGCGGCAGATGGGTCAAGCATGATCTTAACCTTTAGACCCAAAACACCCTGTCTCATCAAAACATGTCTACAAGCAATATCAATAAAGTCCTTAGATGGCTGACCAGTATGGATCATGAAACCATCGGCAAACTTCATAGCCTTAGCTCTGGCACCTTTAGCCTTACCGGCGATGATGACCTCAACACCCTTGGCACCGGATTCCATGACGAATCTGATAACACCATAAGCAGCTCTTCTAACAGCCAAACCattcaacaacttgaatCTCAAGGACTCACATTGAGTGGCAGCGGACAAACCCTTGTTCTCAACTCTCTCGGCGTATAAGACAATCGAACCTGGAGCAAAGTGGAATCTCTTTTGAATCAACATAGTTAACTCCTTAATTCTTCTACCCTTCTCACCGAGAACTCTTTGAGTGGAACTGGCTCTGATAATAACCTCAGTCTTGGTTGGAGTGATTCTAACTTCAACACCAGCGTAACCTTCCTCTGGAAGCTCTCTGGTGAAGAACTCGTTCAACTCGGCATAGAAAACACCATCAGCGACtaactttctcttcttagaaATAATTGTGGCAGCCATTTTGTACGGTATTAGATATAGGGTGGGAAATGGTTAAAAAGACTAAAAAGACAGTAGTATAAAGTTGTACCAAGAATACtttgatctttttctttttccactgtgaaatttttcactctgCCGCTAGCCGCGTCCTGCTCGCACACTTCTCcattgaaaaaaattttcgacTCGCAGTCACAGCagctttctttggtttcaACACCTCGCACTTAGTAATGAAGAATTATTTCAAGGAGTTAAGCTTCGGCTTGTTTTGCTTGTAATTAGAATGAATGCATGTTGGCAGGCACAATTGTTCATCgtggagaaagaataaaaaattAAATCGTAGCCAATGAGCTGACTACTGGAGGGGACAAAACCTTCAAGGCCCTTACTGTTTATTATCACGTGACCTGCTAAATTACCGTAATAGGAAACCTCAGGTACCACTGTTGCGTTGAAACTACAGAACGGATTACCAggaaggagagaaaaaaggatCAATAATTCAAGATCATTACTGTTTAACGATGGGGACAAAAGAGGTAGACATATAATCGCGGTATTGCATTGTTTTTGCAAGGGTATATGACCATTGAGTGAGGCTCTTGCGACAATTGattaatttttcagttAGCACGCGCAGCGGCAATTAAAACATTACGCGGCGAAAGGTGAATGTAACAGTGATGTTTCACTGGAGAACGCTTACAAATTTGTATAATAAGTCAGGGGGAGATCGGAAATAACAATGCAGACCACTGTCAACAAGACCTGTGCGATCCATTGATTACCGGGGCCCGGTGTAGTATTCACAGCTATTCCTTCAGGTACTGCCGATTTGCTTTGTTGTGCGCCATATGCGAAATTTCTAAAAGTAGGAAATGAATAGGAGAGAGTATTTAGGTTTACCTATCGAACTGTAAAGTAGCTTTcctgtttttctttctttttctttttgccTAGTCTTGTCATTATTTGTTTCTTCGTCAGGCTGCAAACAGCCACCGACGACCTTGCTTATCTGTTCCTTCATTAATACATTCATTTCCTGAGCTGATGTCCCAGGTTGCACAGTCGAAAATTCAGGTCACTTTTAACGTGAGCGAGTACTATGAAATTAAAGAAATTATAGGAGAAGGGGCATATGGAATCGTGTGTTCGGCGATTTACAAGCCTACCAACCAGAGGGTGGCCATTAAAAAAATCCGGCCTTTTGAACGGACAATGTTTTGTCTACGAACCTTACGTGAACTTAAGCTTTTGAAACATTTCAGTCACGAAAACATTATCGGGATATTGGATATACAGATACCCTATGATTTCGAGCATTTCAACGAGGTGTACATAATCCAGGAGTTGATGGAGACTGATTTGAGCCGTGTGATTCGCACTCAGAAACTCAGCGATAATCACTGCCAATACTTCATCTATCAGACATTACGTGCTTTGAAAGCATTACACTCTGCCGATGTACTACATAGAGATTTGAAGCCTTCCAACCTGCTCATAAATTCTAACTGTGATCTTAAGATCTGTGATTTTGGTCTTGCTCGTTCTATTGCCTCCAAAGAGGATAATTACGGCTTTATGACTGAATATGTAGCCACGAGGTGGTACAGGGCCCCGGAGATTATGTTAACCTTTCAGGAGTATACAACTGGTATAGACGTATGGTCGGTTGGCTGCATATTGGCAGAAATGCTATCGGGGAGACCTTTATTTCCGGGCACTGATTATCATAATCAGCTTCAGCTGATTATTGAAGTTTTGGGTACTCCTTGTGCCGATGATTATAATGGTATCAAGTCTTGGAGAGCCAAAGAATACATACGCATGCTTCCATTCAGGAAGAAGCGTGAATTCTCAGAGCTTTTCCCAGACGCAAACCCATTAGCCGCAGATCTTCTAGAGAAATTGCTCACTTTTAATCccaaaaagagaattaCCGTGACCCAAGCTCTAGAACATCCTTATTTGGCATTTTACCATGAGCCAGAGGATGAACCAGATGCTGAAAGAATACCCGACgacttctttgattttgacAAGCGTAAGGATGAACTTACGATGTCTGAGTTAAAGAGAATGATGTACGATGAAATACTGAAGCCCTTGAGATAGTGGGCGTTTTTAGATGCCATTTACATTTATATTtgtcttttcctttctttctttgcatATACTTCGCATAATGTATCTTTTAGATCTAAATTAGAGTCAAGATCTACCTTCCGCAATTAGAGCGCttagaaaaaaagcatCTGCTAATTCATTCACTCTTTCATTCTTTTCCGTTGATGAATTTTTGATACTTTGCTATGGTCCTAGATGACCTTTCGATTGAAATATGGTCCCTAGTAACGAGACATTTACAAATTGTAGATCTCTCTCGTTTAATGAGGTGCAACCGAAAGCTTTATTCCTCAATACGGAGTGACATCACTTGGAAGGATGCTGTGCTTAGACGCTGGTATTACCAGGATTTTTCGCCTATATGCATTTCCTCGTTACCAGGTCGTGGGTACTATGAATTGGCTAGAGTCCGTTGTCTAAAGGATAAAGAGATTAACTACTTGATCGACACCATAATACGTAAGGCAAAGACCAAAATGACATTGAAACTGATAGAAGCTATGTTCGATGAAAGCGAGGACTCCTGGATGTACATCCCGGAACTAATTCGCATAcgaaatcatcttcaagtgGGAAATTTGAATTTACACAGATCAGATTGTCTATATGCCAGAACATTTCggaaagcaaaagaagacaACTTGCGTGTACGTCTGGCATCTCTTAATCGAGTTTACGTCGCATCTGTATTGCTTGAGGCCATACAATTGAAGGCATTATTCAAGTTATTTGTTCGGGTGCTTTACATGAAGATACCGTCGTCTGAAGTAGAGCGGTTGCTTGTACATTTGAATCTCCTGGATAGCAACTATTTTGAGCTATTACATTGCAGAGAAGTCGTCCTTGAAAGGGCCGTTCAATACTATTGTTgcagagagaaagaacatCTGACCCAAAATGAAAATACCAAGTTAATCACAGAGGCATTAATGGACACGTTACATAATGGACAGAATGTAAGCTTTGCAAGAGATACCGAAGATACGAAGCTTGATTTTGAGgatcttcttattttaAGGAACTACGGTTGTGATTCTAAGCTGGCCAGCTTCAATGCATATGCTAtggttcaagaaattggtcGTAGACTTGAAGTTTCGATACCGATCAACCATATGTGTATCAATCCCACCTCTGATGCAGATCATCTGTTGATGGTATACTCGGACCATCAATTTAATGCCAAACCAATAAGTAGGTTTCCTGCTATATATCGGCAGATAGAGAAACCTTGTAAATATTTGGAGTACGTTCTCAATTTTATGTTTGGAGCAGATTTCGATAGAACTATCTTCAGGAGCCGTGGTATATGGCATCCTCAGAGTACGTCTTGCGAAGGAGAATGTGGTCATGGAGTGACAGAGAATGTAGTAGGGACTTCCTTTGTTAGAGACAGTACTCAGAGAATAGTTCAACTATTTTTGCAATTCATTACTTTGAAACGCATAGCAGCATTGCAGTCGTTGGTTGAATACATTAGCAAGAAACGAACACCCATTTTGCTAATGATGTTGCGCAGTGTTTTACGAGGGTTCCAGGGAAAAGAGAACTATCACGAGGAGATCGCCtatattgatgaaaagcTCAATGACACCTGCCAACTAGCTTTGGATGTAGATATCAAGTTTGCGTTTGGTACTACTTACGACAGAAGCCTTTGGGACGACAATGTTCCCCATGGACTTCATGTTGGAGATGTGATATTCAGTTATAAGCAAGAGGCAGGAGTGATAGTGGCGTATAGGGAGGAAAACAAGTCCAAAAGCTTTCTCTGCCTCATGAGCAAAAGCTTTCTGCAAGTGGTTAATGCGAGAGATATTTGTGTTCGTGAGTTTACTGATGAATTGGTGTTAGAATTTGCTGAATACGACCAGTTGGGTGAGTTTTTCAGCGGGTTCGACTGGATAGCGAGACGTTTTGTAGTATAGTCTACTTTGGGTTTTTCTATTCGTGAAATCGTTAAGAATACGTGTAAATATATACAGAAAAGATGGTCTTCAGTACTTGATCAATGGCACGGCACCTTTTGAAAGCTTCTTAGCCGAATAAAACCGTTTGTAAGGGGTGTATCTAATAGGTAGGAATCTATCCATTAATAGGTTTTGGCAAAGAGAAAACCCATTAGAGCTAATCCAATATAGAACTAACGCAGCAGGAGCCTGGGTAGCCATGGCCATAAGAAAGATTATGGATCCTCTGGTCAATGTGATGATGGTATCAAAAGCAGTAGGTCTAAGGGAATTTCTGACACCTCTGGTGGTAAGCTTCATCATATCGGCGGTAGCAAAGTTCCATTCAGCATTTGCCAAGGCCAAGATACCTAGAGTTATTGGAAGCACAAAATAAGGATCGTTAAGAGCCAAATCATGCAAATATCCAACACCTTCCGTAGTTAAGGTGGAATCCAGAGGCTTCGAACCAATCTGTGACCAGCCAGTTAAAACACGAAGCATGTAAGAAACACTTACCCAAAGAGGAATCTGAACGGCTGGTAGCATCATGAACTTCCAGCTCTGGCAGCTGTTATCTTTGAAGAGCTTCCGTTGACGCTTGAATCGCTCTTTAGAGGCAATAATCATAATCTTATCGGCAGTCAACTGCTGCTTTTCACTCTTGACTGGAGAGTTTTCTCCCTTTCTCGTTCGCATTTGTTCTGACTGACCTTCCGCAGCCAATTTTATCTTCAATACAGGCGACATAGCGTTAGCAATAGGCCTCAAACTattctgcttctgaaaTCCTTTCCTTTGGTAAATAGCAATGGGTAGAGTGACTGTAGAACGGAGAGCCACGGTAAGAATCGGGATGAATCCCCACCAAGGAATTCCTGACAGAGCATGTAATGCTTCTATGTAGGTGGTACCCTGATTGAGTACTTCAAGGATCGGATCAATAGAGAAATGCCGAAGTTGCTGATGGCTTCGCATAGAGTAGTGAATCTGCGCAGCACTCAGTGAGAGCCGAGACGTCACTAAGCACTGACGGGCTAATATGTTCCCAGATGATCGAAGAAACATTCGGCTGTAATAAAGGACGGAGTTTTACCAGACCGAAAAAATCTCAAGGAGATATGTGTTTTTAGTACAGTTGGACAGTTCCTCAGGATGTCACTCTACTTTATATTATTATATCATTTTGTTACCGtcttgatttttttttctttattttcgCGCTTGGCTCTGTACTTTTCAAACGACTCAACTTGCAACTCTTCCTTTTCGCCTGCTTTGTAGCTTTTTTGAAATACTTTTTGCAGTTCATTAGGTTGACTGGATACACAAGATGGCTATCAAAAGAACCAGACCAGCTCCAAAACTCAACAGGGCTTGTATGCTTTGTGGAGTGGTTCAATCCATGAGTGTAAGTACGACAAATCAATGAGAAGCTTTACTACGCAGAGTCTTATATACTAACACAAATCAGCAATTCCGAAATGAAGGATGTCCTAATTGTGAATCGGTGCTACATTTTACAGATAACGATGACTTGATCAGAGAATGCACGTCGCCCTCCTTCGAGGGATTAGTGGCATACAAGGGAGATGAAGCCTCATGGGTGGCCAGATGGCTGAGAGTGGAAAACTTTGTGCCTGGGGTCTATGCGGTTCGTGTGGGCGGTAAGCTTCCTGAAGATGTTCGGAGTGATCTCTATTCGCAAGGGGTCGAGTATAGACCAAGGGATGGTAGCGTACGCGATTAGGCAATCAATATGTAACTACTGTATATcgataaaaaagaaaggacACAAGGCTACAAATGAGGCTGCAGTCGTAATTTACATGATACAATTGTTGAGATctctgattcttcatctctttaaTGTCCGAATTAAGACATGTGCAAGGAgaggaaaatttttattttaaACTTCATTTtattcatcaatttttccATATACGAGCTTTGCAGTTCGCGAAACTTTATAAAGGTAAAGTTTATTCTCAATTTCAGTTTTCCCTTTTATATGCGtttgtcttctttctctctataGAGCAATTTTATAGTTACAATGTCTTCTCCACCAACCCAACCATACAAGGTCGCTGATATATCCTTGGCCGCTTTTGGCAGAAAGGATATCGAACTATCCGAGAACGAAATGCCCGGTCTTATGTACATCAGAAAGCGGTACGGAGATTCCCAGCCTTTGAAAGGTGCTAGAGTCGCTGGTTGTCTTCACATGACTATTCAAACTGCTGTTTTGATTGAAACTTTGGTTGCCTTAGGTGCCGAGGTTGCGTGGAGTTCTTGTAATATTTACTCCACTCAGGATCACGCAGCTGCTGCCATCGCTGCTTCTGGCGTTCCTGTGTTTGCCTGGAAAGGTGAGACCGAGGAAGAGTACATCTGGTGTATCAAGCAGGAGTTGTTTGCATTCAAGGACAATAAGCCTTTTAACTTGATTTTGGATGATGGTGGTGACTTGACCAAGTACGTTCACGATCACCATCCTgagttgttgaagcaatGCTATGGTTTGTCCGAGGAGACTACCACTGGTGTGCACAACTTGTACCGAATGGTCAAGAATAATACCTTGAAGGTTCCTGCAATTAATGTCAACGATTCTGTCACCAAGTCTAAGTTTGATAACCTTTATGGTATTAGGGAATCGTTAATCGATGGTATCAAACGTGCCACCGATGTTATGATCTCTGGTAAGACCGCCGTTGTCTGTGGTTTCGGTGATGTCGGTAAAGGATGTGCCGCTGCCTTCAGAGGTATGGGTGCTAAGGTTATCGTTACTGAAGTTGACCCCATCAATGCCCTACAGGCTGCTATGGAGGGCTACCCGGTCGAGACTATGGATGATGTGGCTTCTATCGGACAAATATTCGTTACCACCACTGGTTGTAGGGATATTATCATTGGAAGACACTTTGACAAGATGAGAGAGGATGCCATTGTTTGCAATATCGGCCATTTCGatgttgaaattgatgtCGCTTGGTTGAAGGCCAACGCTAAGGATGTTGTCAACATCAAGCCTCAAGTCGACAGATACTTACTCTCCAGCGGTAAGCACATCATCCTTTTGGCTGACGGCAGATTAGTTAACTTGGGATGTGCCACTGGTCATGCTTCTTTCGTTATGTCTTGTTCCTTCTCAAACCAGGTTCTTGCTCAAATTGCCTTGTTCAACACTGACAACAAGGAGTTCAAACTTAAGTTCCCTGAATTTAAGGAGACCGGTTCGTTTAAGGTTGGTCAAGTTGATATTTTGCCAAAGATCTTGGATGAGACTGTTGCAAGATGCCATCTGGATCACTTGGACGTCCATTTGACTACTTTGACCAACGATCAGTCCGAGTACTTGGGTGTTCCAAAATCTGGTCCTTACAAGGCCGACTTTTACAGATACTAATCAAGCTAACCTTGTTGTATCTTCCAACTTTGCATCAACTGCATATTTTATTTGTTAATATCTTTTTTGTTTGCGTTTATTGCAGGCACAAGACCTGACGACActtagaaaaaaaaagataagTATAAAGCAACGAAGCGTCGCTTTattccttttcctcttttctttattcctATTCCCTCCTCTCTTTTGTCACATTAGTGACTTAGACTTAGGCTAAAGCTTAGGCTTCTACGATTCTTTAAtatattttctcttcaacgGGTGCTTTTTCTATACGCGGGGAATTAATATCAGTAACTTCTGTAATATTTAGTCGACTAAGAGGTCGATCGACGTAAA
The sequence above is a segment of the Brettanomyces nanus chromosome 4, complete sequence genome. Coding sequences within it:
- the RPS3 gene encoding 40S ribosomal protein S3, translated to MAATIISKKRKLVADGVFYAELNEFFTRELPEEGYAGVEVRITPTKTEVIIRASSTQRVLGEKGRRIKELTMLIQKRFHFAPGSIVLYAERVENKGLSAATQCESLRFKLLNGLAVRRAAYGVIRFVMESGAKGVEVIIAGKAKGARAKAMKFADGFMIHTGQPSKDFIDIACRHVLMRQGVLGLKVKIMLDPSAAKKGPRTLPDAVVIHEPKEEEPIAAPYVHVYKEIPENKVAAAPAPGEDAPVEAAPIEA
- the SAH1 gene encoding S-adenosyl-L-homocysteine hydrolase (BUSCO:EOG09341QBF), which encodes MSSPPTQPYKVADISLAAFGRKDIELSENEMPGLMYIRKRYGDSQPLKGARVAGCLHMTIQTAVLIETLVALGAEVAWSSCNIYSTQDHAAAAIAASGVPVFAWKGETEEEYIWCIKQELFAFKDNKPFNLILDDGGDLTKYVHDHHPELLKQCYGLSEETTTGVHNLYRMVKNNTLKVPAINVNDSVTKSKFDNLYGIRESLIDGIKRATDVMISGKTAVVCGFGDVGKGCAAAFRGMGAKVIVTEVDPINALQAAMEGYPVETMDDVASIGQIFVTTTGCRDIIIGRHFDKMREDAIVCNIGHFDVEIDVAWLKANAKDVVNIKPQVDRYLLSSGKHIILLADGRLVNLGCATGHASFVMSCSFSNQVLAQIALFNTDNKEFKLKFPEFKETGSFKVGQVDILPKILDETVARCHLDHLDVHLTTLTNDQSEYLGVPKSGPYKADFYRY
- a CDS encoding uncharacterized protein (EggNog:ENOG41), whose protein sequence is MRSLIDLPPEIVDTIFKLVPSYLNCTCKFFYVMYNNMYEERFLKEFGSEILNVIAFCDLPYLVDYIKSFDQWPRYRVARRIVSDYYHLPEHHSVDSDNDATSILNCQYIKDSWKFIYGIYKNRCVFIELGDFKVDEFGSQYENGSLKLTGSHLLNYKKTIQLTTGRYRVGYGIVIDGGRPNGLDATCFSLQVHATQEKLITYFPPNMLPELFPKDKFVMLNLGTFYLKPQDDESTFNRLIDVDIKVEESGLYPKTNFALCYMEIRPIPSTNDRISSLPSWLSWWIANDGPEAKHITNVLLMKLYHTINQSLSHMRHDKSANPYQVLGSYRRRQEIGTEKKISGIQDYGHPSGLVYGMTEKEIDRYIKRFFCPYNSHHDRIYRNFKFETHIDEMDWKSRISKDDALWCDDDPLVWKVPHFRDYACE
- a CDS encoding uncharacterized protein (BUSCO:EOG09344M40) codes for the protein MAIKRTRPAPKLNRACMLCGVVQSMSQFRNEGCPNCESVLHFTDNDDLIRECTSPSFEGLVAYKGDEASWVARWLRVENFVPGVYAVRVGGKLPEDVRSDLYSQGVEYRPRDGSVRD
- the VMA2 gene encoding Vacuolar ATP synthase subunit B (BUSCO:EOG09341HJ8); translation: MLSDKELFELNKKAVTKGFKIHPRLEYNTVGGVNGPLVILEHVKFPKYNEIVNLTLPDGTSRQGQVLEVKGDKAVVQVFEGTSGIDVKKTKVELTGESLKLPVSEEMLGRVFDGSGRPIDNGPRVFAEDYLDINGSPINPYARIYPEEMISTGISAIDTMNSIARGQKIPIFSGSGLPHNEIAAQICRQAGLVRPTKDVQDGHEENFSIVFAAMGVNLETSRFFKQDFEENGSLERTSLFLNLANDPTIERIITPRLALTTAEYLAYQTERHVLTILTDMSSYADALREVSAAREEVPGRRGYPGYMYTDLSTIYERAGRVQGRNGSITQIPILTMPNDDITHPIPDLTGYITEGQIFVDRQLHNRGIYPPINVLPSLSRLMKSAIGEGMTRKDHGDVSNQLYAKYAIGKDAAAMKAVVGEDALSTEDKLSLEFLDKFEKTFISQGAYENRTVFESLDLAWSLLRIYPKEMLNRISPKILDEFYDRERTDGSTVAATNTAKDDDAEDAKA
- the CEK1 gene encoding mitogen-activated serine/threonine-protein kinase; the protein is MSQVAQSKIQVTFNVSEYYEIKEIIGEGAYGIVCSAIYKPTNQRVAIKKIRPFERTMFCLRTLRELKLLKHFSHENIIGILDIQIPYDFEHFNEVYIIQELMETDLSRVIRTQKLSDNHCQYFIYQTLRALKALHSADVLHRDLKPSNLLINSNCDLKICDFGLARSIASKEDNYGFMTEYVATRWYRAPEIMLTFQEYTTGIDVWSVGCILAEMLSGRPLFPGTDYHNQLQLIIEVLGTPCADDYNGIKSWRAKEYIRMLPFRKKREFSELFPDANPLAADLLEKLLTFNPKKRITVTQALEHPYLAFYHEPEDEPDAERIPDDFFDFDKRKDELTMSELKRMMYDEILKPLR